The Symphalangus syndactylus isolate Jambi chromosome 8, NHGRI_mSymSyn1-v2.1_pri, whole genome shotgun sequence genome includes a window with the following:
- the SLC23A3 gene encoding solute carrier family 23 member 3 isoform X1 yields the protein MSRSPLNPSQLQSVGSQDALAPLPPPAPQNPSTHSWDPLCGSLPWGLSCLLALQHVLVMASLLCVSHLLLLCSLSPGGLSYSPSQLLASSFFSCGVSTILQTWMGSRLPLIQAPSLEFLIPALVLTSQKLPLAIQTPGNCEHRARSRASLMLHLCRGPSCHGLGHWNTSLQEVSGAVVVSGLLQGMMGLLGSPGRVFPHCGPLVLAPSLVVAGLSAHREVAQFCSTHWGLALLVILLMVVCSQHLGSCQFHVCPWRRASTSSTHTPLPAFRLLSVLIPVACVWIVSAFVGFSVIPQELSAPTKAPWIWLPHPGEWNWPLLTTRALAAGISMALAASTSSLGCYALCGQLLHLPPPPPHACSRGLSLEGLGSVLAGLLGSPMGTASSFPNVGKVGLIQAGSQQVAHLVGLLCVGLGLSPRLAQLLTTIPMPVVGGVLGVTQAVVLSAGFSSFYLADIDSGRNIFIVGFSIFMALLLPRWFREAPVLFSTGWSPLDVLLHSLLTQPIFLAGLSGFLLENTIPGTQLERGLGQGLPSPFTAQEARMPQKPREKAAEVYRLPFLIQNLCPCIPQPLRCLCPLPEDPGDEEGGSSEPEEMADLLPGSGEPCPESSREGFRSQK from the exons ATGAGCCGATCACCCCTCAATCCCAGCCAACTCCAATCAGTGGGCTCCCAGGATGCCCTGGCCCCCTTGCCTCCACCTGCTCCCCAGAATCCCTCCACCCACTCTTGGGACCCTTTGTGTGGATCTCTGCCTTGGGGCCTCAGCTGTCTTCTGGCTCTGCAg CATGTCTTGGTCATGGCTTCTCTGCTCTGTGTCTCCCACCTGCTCCTGCTTTGCAGTCTCTCCCCAGGAGGACTCTCTTACTCCCCTTCTCAGCTCCTGGCCTCCAGCTTCTTTTCATGTGGTGTGTCTACCATCCTGCAAACTTGGATGGGCAGCAG GCTGCCTCTTATCCAGGCTCCATCCTTAGAGTTCCTTATCCCTGCTCTGGTGCTGACCAGCCAGAAGCTACCTCTGGCCATCCAGACACCTGGAAACTGTGAGCACAGAGCAAGGTCAAGGG CCTCCCTCATGCTGCACCTGTGTAGGGGACCTAGCTGCCATGGCCTGGGGCACTGGAACACTTCTCTCCAGGAG GTGTCCGGGGCAGTGGTAGTATCTGGGCTGCTGCAGGGCATGATGGGGCTGCTGGGGAGTCCCGGCCGCGTGTTCCCCCACTGTGGGCCCCTGGTGCTGGCTCCCAGCCTGGTTGTGGCAGGGCTGTCTGCCCACAGGGAGGTAGCCCAGTTCTGCTCCACTCACTGGGGGTTGGCCTTGCT GGTTATCCTGCTCATGGTGGTCTGTTCTCAGCACCTGGGCTCCTGCCAGTTTCATGTGTGCCCCTGGAGGCGAGCTTCAACTTCATCAACTCACACTCCTCTCCCTGCCTTCCGGCTCCTCTCA GTGCTGATCCCAGTGGCCTGTGTGTGGATTGTTTCTGCCTTTGTGGGATTCAGTGTTATCCCCCAGGAACTGTCTGCCCCCACCAAGGCACCGTGGATTTGGCTGCCTCATCCAG GTGAGTGGAACTGGCCTTTGCTGACGACCAGAGCTCTGGCTGCAGGCATCTCCATGGCCTTGGCAGCCTCCACCAGTTCCCTGGGCTGCTATGCCCTGTGTGGCCAGCTGCTGCATTTGCCTCCCCCACCTCCACATGCCTGCAGTCGAGGGCTGAGCCTGGAGGGGCTGGGCAGTGTGCTGGCCGGGCTGCTGGGAAGCCCCATGGGCACTGCATCCAGCTTCCCCAACGTGGGCAAAGTGGGTCTTATCCAG GCTGGATCTCAGCAAGTGGCTCACTTAGTGGGGCTACTCTGCGTGGGGCTTGGACTCTCCCCCAGGTTGGCTCAGCTCCTCACCACCATCCCAATGCCTGTGGTTG GTGGGGTGCTGGGGGTGACCCAGGCTGTGGTTTTGTCTGCTGGATTCTCCAGCTTCTACCTGGCTGACATAGACTCTGGGCGAAATATCTTCATTGTGGGCTTCTCCATCTTCATGGCTTTGCTGCTGCCAAGATGGTTTCGGGAAGCCCCGGTCCTGTTCAGCACAG GCTGGAGCCCCTTGGATGTATTGCTGCACTCACTGCTGACACAGCCCATCTTCCTGGCTGGACTCTCAGGCTTCCTACTAGAGAACACGATTCCTG GCACACAGCTTGAGCGAGGCCTAGGTCAAGGGCTACCATCTCCTTTCACTGCCCAAGAGGCTCGAATGCCTCAGAAGCCCAGGGAGAAGGCTGCTGAAGTGTACAGACTTCCTTTCCTCATCCAAAACCTCTGTCCCTGCATCCCCCAGCCTCTCCGCTGCCTCTGCCCACTGCCTGAAGACCCTGGGGATGAGGAAGGAGGCTCCTCTGAGCCAGAAGAGATGGCAGACTTGCTGCCTGGCTCTGGGGAGCCATGCCCTGAATCTAGCAGAGAAGGGTTTAGGTCCCAGAAATGA
- the SLC23A3 gene encoding solute carrier family 23 member 3 isoform X3: MSRSPLNPSQLQSVGSQDALAPLPPPAPQNPSTHSWDPLCGSLPWGLSCLLALQHVLVMASLLCVSHLLLLCSLSPGGLSYSPSQLLASSFFSCGVSTILQTWMGSRLPLIQAPSLEFLIPALVLTSQKLPLAIQTPGNSSLMLHLCRGPSCHGLGHWNTSLQEVSGAVVVSGLLQGMMGLLGSPGRVFPHCGPLVLAPSLVVAGLSAHREVAQFCSTHWGLALLTWAPASFMCAPGGELQLHQLTLLSLPSGSSQNCLPPPRHRGFGCLIQAGSQQVAHLVGLLCVGLGLSPRLAQLLTTIPMPVVGGVLGVTQAVVLSAGFSSFYLADIDSGRNIFIVGFSIFMALLLPRWFREAPVLFSTGWSPLDVLLHSLLTQPIFLAGLSGFLLENTIPGTQLERGLGQGLPSPFTAQEARMPQKPREKAAEVYRLPFLIQNLCPCIPQPLRCLCPLPEDPGDEEGGSSEPEEMADLLPGSGEPCPESSREGFRSQK; the protein is encoded by the exons ATGAGCCGATCACCCCTCAATCCCAGCCAACTCCAATCAGTGGGCTCCCAGGATGCCCTGGCCCCCTTGCCTCCACCTGCTCCCCAGAATCCCTCCACCCACTCTTGGGACCCTTTGTGTGGATCTCTGCCTTGGGGCCTCAGCTGTCTTCTGGCTCTGCAg CATGTCTTGGTCATGGCTTCTCTGCTCTGTGTCTCCCACCTGCTCCTGCTTTGCAGTCTCTCCCCAGGAGGACTCTCTTACTCCCCTTCTCAGCTCCTGGCCTCCAGCTTCTTTTCATGTGGTGTGTCTACCATCCTGCAAACTTGGATGGGCAGCAG GCTGCCTCTTATCCAGGCTCCATCCTTAGAGTTCCTTATCCCTGCTCTGGTGCTGACCAGCCAGAAGCTACCTCTGGCCATCCAGACACCTGGAAACT CCTCCCTCATGCTGCACCTGTGTAGGGGACCTAGCTGCCATGGCCTGGGGCACTGGAACACTTCTCTCCAGGAG GTGTCCGGGGCAGTGGTAGTATCTGGGCTGCTGCAGGGCATGATGGGGCTGCTGGGGAGTCCCGGCCGCGTGTTCCCCCACTGTGGGCCCCTGGTGCTGGCTCCCAGCCTGGTTGTGGCAGGGCTGTCTGCCCACAGGGAGGTAGCCCAGTTCTGCTCCACTCACTGGGGGTTGGCCTTGCT CACCTGGGCTCCTGCCAGTTTCATGTGTGCCCCTGGAGGCGAGCTTCAACTTCATCAACTCACACTCCTCTCCCTGCCTTCCGGCTCCTCTCA GAACTGTCTGCCCCCACCAAGGCACCGTGGATTTGGCTGCCTCATCCAG GCTGGATCTCAGCAAGTGGCTCACTTAGTGGGGCTACTCTGCGTGGGGCTTGGACTCTCCCCCAGGTTGGCTCAGCTCCTCACCACCATCCCAATGCCTGTGGTTG GTGGGGTGCTGGGGGTGACCCAGGCTGTGGTTTTGTCTGCTGGATTCTCCAGCTTCTACCTGGCTGACATAGACTCTGGGCGAAATATCTTCATTGTGGGCTTCTCCATCTTCATGGCTTTGCTGCTGCCAAGATGGTTTCGGGAAGCCCCGGTCCTGTTCAGCACAG GCTGGAGCCCCTTGGATGTATTGCTGCACTCACTGCTGACACAGCCCATCTTCCTGGCTGGACTCTCAGGCTTCCTACTAGAGAACACGATTCCTG GCACACAGCTTGAGCGAGGCCTAGGTCAAGGGCTACCATCTCCTTTCACTGCCCAAGAGGCTCGAATGCCTCAGAAGCCCAGGGAGAAGGCTGCTGAAGTGTACAGACTTCCTTTCCTCATCCAAAACCTCTGTCCCTGCATCCCCCAGCCTCTCCGCTGCCTCTGCCCACTGCCTGAAGACCCTGGGGATGAGGAAGGAGGCTCCTCTGAGCCAGAAGAGATGGCAGACTTGCTGCCTGGCTCTGGGGAGCCATGCCCTGAATCTAGCAGAGAAGGGTTTAGGTCCCAGAAATGA
- the SLC23A3 gene encoding solute carrier family 23 member 3 isoform X2 — protein sequence MSRSPLNPSQLQSVGSQDALAPLPPPAPQNPSTHSWDPLCGSLPWGLSCLLALQHVLVMASLLCVSHLLLLCSLSPGGLSYSPSQLLASSFFSCGVSTILQTWMGSRLPLIQAPSLEFLIPALVLTSQKLPLAIQTPGNSSLMLHLCRGPSCHGLGHWNTSLQEVSGAVVVSGLLQGMMGLLGSPGRVFPHCGPLVLAPSLVVAGLSAHREVAQFCSTHWGLALLVILLMVVCSQHLGSCQFHVCPWRRASTSSTHTPLPAFRLLSVLIPVACVWIVSAFVGFSVIPQELSAPTKAPWIWLPHPGEWNWPLLTTRALAAGISMALAASTSSLGCYALCGQLLHLPPPPPHACSRGLSLEGLGSVLAGLLGSPMGTASSFPNVGKVGLIQAGSQQVAHLVGLLCVGLGLSPRLAQLLTTIPMPVVGGVLGVTQAVVLSAGFSSFYLADIDSGRNIFIVGFSIFMALLLPRWFREAPVLFSTGWSPLDVLLHSLLTQPIFLAGLSGFLLENTIPGTQLERGLGQGLPSPFTAQEARMPQKPREKAAEVYRLPFLIQNLCPCIPQPLRCLCPLPEDPGDEEGGSSEPEEMADLLPGSGEPCPESSREGFRSQK from the exons ATGAGCCGATCACCCCTCAATCCCAGCCAACTCCAATCAGTGGGCTCCCAGGATGCCCTGGCCCCCTTGCCTCCACCTGCTCCCCAGAATCCCTCCACCCACTCTTGGGACCCTTTGTGTGGATCTCTGCCTTGGGGCCTCAGCTGTCTTCTGGCTCTGCAg CATGTCTTGGTCATGGCTTCTCTGCTCTGTGTCTCCCACCTGCTCCTGCTTTGCAGTCTCTCCCCAGGAGGACTCTCTTACTCCCCTTCTCAGCTCCTGGCCTCCAGCTTCTTTTCATGTGGTGTGTCTACCATCCTGCAAACTTGGATGGGCAGCAG GCTGCCTCTTATCCAGGCTCCATCCTTAGAGTTCCTTATCCCTGCTCTGGTGCTGACCAGCCAGAAGCTACCTCTGGCCATCCAGACACCTGGAAACT CCTCCCTCATGCTGCACCTGTGTAGGGGACCTAGCTGCCATGGCCTGGGGCACTGGAACACTTCTCTCCAGGAG GTGTCCGGGGCAGTGGTAGTATCTGGGCTGCTGCAGGGCATGATGGGGCTGCTGGGGAGTCCCGGCCGCGTGTTCCCCCACTGTGGGCCCCTGGTGCTGGCTCCCAGCCTGGTTGTGGCAGGGCTGTCTGCCCACAGGGAGGTAGCCCAGTTCTGCTCCACTCACTGGGGGTTGGCCTTGCT GGTTATCCTGCTCATGGTGGTCTGTTCTCAGCACCTGGGCTCCTGCCAGTTTCATGTGTGCCCCTGGAGGCGAGCTTCAACTTCATCAACTCACACTCCTCTCCCTGCCTTCCGGCTCCTCTCA GTGCTGATCCCAGTGGCCTGTGTGTGGATTGTTTCTGCCTTTGTGGGATTCAGTGTTATCCCCCAGGAACTGTCTGCCCCCACCAAGGCACCGTGGATTTGGCTGCCTCATCCAG GTGAGTGGAACTGGCCTTTGCTGACGACCAGAGCTCTGGCTGCAGGCATCTCCATGGCCTTGGCAGCCTCCACCAGTTCCCTGGGCTGCTATGCCCTGTGTGGCCAGCTGCTGCATTTGCCTCCCCCACCTCCACATGCCTGCAGTCGAGGGCTGAGCCTGGAGGGGCTGGGCAGTGTGCTGGCCGGGCTGCTGGGAAGCCCCATGGGCACTGCATCCAGCTTCCCCAACGTGGGCAAAGTGGGTCTTATCCAG GCTGGATCTCAGCAAGTGGCTCACTTAGTGGGGCTACTCTGCGTGGGGCTTGGACTCTCCCCCAGGTTGGCTCAGCTCCTCACCACCATCCCAATGCCTGTGGTTG GTGGGGTGCTGGGGGTGACCCAGGCTGTGGTTTTGTCTGCTGGATTCTCCAGCTTCTACCTGGCTGACATAGACTCTGGGCGAAATATCTTCATTGTGGGCTTCTCCATCTTCATGGCTTTGCTGCTGCCAAGATGGTTTCGGGAAGCCCCGGTCCTGTTCAGCACAG GCTGGAGCCCCTTGGATGTATTGCTGCACTCACTGCTGACACAGCCCATCTTCCTGGCTGGACTCTCAGGCTTCCTACTAGAGAACACGATTCCTG GCACACAGCTTGAGCGAGGCCTAGGTCAAGGGCTACCATCTCCTTTCACTGCCCAAGAGGCTCGAATGCCTCAGAAGCCCAGGGAGAAGGCTGCTGAAGTGTACAGACTTCCTTTCCTCATCCAAAACCTCTGTCCCTGCATCCCCCAGCCTCTCCGCTGCCTCTGCCCACTGCCTGAAGACCCTGGGGATGAGGAAGGAGGCTCCTCTGAGCCAGAAGAGATGGCAGACTTGCTGCCTGGCTCTGGGGAGCCATGCCCTGAATCTAGCAGAGAAGGGTTTAGGTCCCAGAAATGA
- the CNPPD1 gene encoding protein CNPPD1 yields MDLTGLLLDEEGSFSLAGFQDFTFLPGHQKLSARIRRRLYYGWDWEADCSLEELSSPVADIAVELLQKAAPSPIRRLQKKYVAHVSREACISPCAMMLALVYIERLRHRNPDYLQHVSSSDLFLISMMVASKYLYDEGEEEEVFNDEWGTAGGVAVSTLNALERGFLSAMDWHLYTDPREIFEVLSWLESCVAEQQGRRRGWYTYTDLCVLLEQPTWQLALGSLCQRLVKLSCLLAVAYVSSVALAVASVAVIHQSLGLSCAPTPGPPDLGLTSRCLLEPCIPSVPQCLPSPANVSSCLEGSIGLRSLWGSLLASLTPPPLPPPDPPAPPTLLHNCHLCQKLQRDSPTCHACHRLNHTVPTVLSSPWYHTYGLAPRWPWSPVPPSLPQPQQCSLFSVMELARLKSFIFPG; encoded by the exons ATGGACCTGACCGGGCTCCTGCTGGACGAAGAAGGCAGCTTCTCCCTCGCCGGCTTCCAGGACTTCACC TTCCTCCCAGGACACCAGAAGCTGAGTGCCCGGATCCGAAGGAGGCTGTACTATGGCTGGGACTGGGAAGCCGACTGTAGCCTGGAGGAGCTCTCCAGCCCGGTGGCAG ACATTGCTGTGGAACTGCTCCAGAAGGCAGCCCCCAGCCCTATTCGCCGACTCCAGAAGAAATACGTAGCTCATGTGTCCCG GGAGGCATGCATCTCCCCATGTGCTATGATGCTGGCTCTGGTGTACATTGAACGGCTCCGGCACCGAAACCCAGACTACCTGCAGCATGTGTCATCCTCTGACTTGTTCCTGATCTCCATG ATGGTGGCCAGTAAGTACCTCTATgatgaaggggaggaggaggaggtcttCAATGACGAATGGGGAACTGCTGGGGGTGTGGCCGTGTCCACTCTCAATGCCTTGGAGAGGGGCTTCCTGAGTGCCATG GATTGGCATCTCTACACTGACCCTCGGGAGATCTTTGAGGTGCTGAGCTGGTTGGAGAGCTG TGTGGCTGAGCAGCAGGGACGGCGGCGAGGCTGGTACACCTACACAGACCTGTGTGTGCTGCTGGAGCAGCCGACCTGGCAGTTGGCCCTGGGCTCCCTCTGCCAGCGGCTGGTAAAG CTGTCCTGCCTGTTAGCTGTGGCATATGTGAGCAGTGTGGCCCTGGCTGTGGCATCGGTGGCCGTAATACATCAGTCCTTGGGGCTGTCCTGCGCCCCTACACCTGGGCCGCCTGACCTTGGACTGACCTCCCGTTGCCTCCTGGAGCCCTGCATACCTTCTGTGCCACAATGCCTGCCGTCTCCCGCTAATGTCTCCAGCTGCCTGGAAGGCAGCATAGGGCTGCGGTCACTCTGGGGCAGTCTTCTGGCCTCACTAACTCCTCCACCATTGCCTCCCCCAGACCCCCCTGCCCCTCCCACTCTTCTTCATAACTGCCACCTTTGCCAGAAGCTCCAGAGAGACTCCCCAACCTGCCATGCCTGCCACCGCCTCAACCATACAGTCCCCACTGTGCTGTCCAGCCCCTGGTACCATACCTATGGCCTGGCTCCCCGCTGGCCTTGGAGCCCGGTGCCCCCTTCACTTCCTCAGCCTCAGCAGTGTTCCCTTTTCAGTGTCATGGAGCTGGCTCGCCTCAAGTCTTTCATTTTTCCAGGCTAG